The following proteins are encoded in a genomic region of Drosophila willistoni isolate 14030-0811.24 chromosome 3R, UCI_dwil_1.1, whole genome shotgun sequence:
- the LOC6651483 gene encoding uncharacterized protein LOC6651483 isoform X3 translates to MVTCKVDSQTVVAVPIPKMNSVRSRKPTGGSNNSLSLSHSNNSNSSGFRLLDGDQLENNSSVSRNSIYKLKIDLMFDDSRSMRSNRLDDPRGSHRTRSIIMYGRSELASTAGDNGRSLSSFLHESSESAKVLAEAAKNDVERISNSVQAQIEQLFTDVAKDATSSFEVTCLGSLPLKDKVTSLQGLQEPLRQLYLSELPKKKLCSGSLDICATGLRVKMSTILVPHALGSDEPDAHITPFHNIAVWSAVKFVISEDDGGAAFLPLITDPDNIDKTALFQPLSTNEQLSVEHNIHIHAPIFAVVMRSASSPKVLECHGFICKSTEDAIVIAATLYQSLMAHVSTNSHRSTKRRTPRQQNGVSCISIASSSAITGSNYLSRSQLAHSVSGRRSSFRDSGSVQGMGAVGTSASRSVRKKRVSNSSLSSNSNVINEAAEAEVDTSTEERKRKSHKTRRAPPVPTTIPGSGYKGNGNIVCSNGHVNRLQHSKKPTAGPALGAGAVVSGGVAAGETNGDILTRVAIPRSGSFLNAGGLTRYKSRAARRHSGKLSGGGGGGGGGFGLVDWRHLNCASSSPLGFSELFNEFRLHENLHSLDDILYAIIDADGMSFNDLKPIYKEFLLKLAVTLTQDELFQRSKNIMRRQKKKQKHKTSLNGSQKKPKGCFFGAKSLKKVFQLGQFRSCRGKMPKAKSLRSKEAAAIGGQQQRRKISPPILIGPPISSHNLVQAHVQPLQQRNRAATSGSDVSVVRNEHALQGLNRNSSSGYVSCSECSYDSESCTCASADRCYCSLRTEHLNHKLRQKNEKNMAMANSRKPAPNAVAANRHSLISCRSDDKCYCSMVEEEPSMQSDTTTWCDSDSCVSASKCYCKRTQRRAQRASQAPISDDSLSQRKSRSSGNRKAKSTEKLGLDYELFTIGGNSQPVQPHEALSVKKSVEAAAVFADMKLSQSTDIKSLCPQSGQNKGQSEKASMRAGNGSCRSYVSSARKSSYRARESFSTDRAGTAAPGAVSQKSCSADDLLCSIKAMEKAASVRSSVSRNRMGSYQSMRAVSASLEDSLGYLP, encoded by the exons ATGGTCACTTGCAAAGTGGACTCTCAAACTGTAGTAGCCGTGCCCATTCCCAAAATGAACTCCGTGCGAAGTCGCAAGCCAACCGGAGGAAGTAACAACAGTCTCAGCCTCAGTCATAGCAACAATAGCAACTCTTCCGGCTTCCGGCTCTTGGATGGCGATCAGCTTGAAAACAATTCAAGTGTCAGTCGAAATTCGATATACAAACTCAAGATCGATCTGATGTTTGATGATTCCAG ATCGATGCGGAGTAACCGCCTCGATGATCCGCGAGGATCGCATCGCACGCGCTCCATCATAATGTATGGGCGTAGTGAGTTGGCCAGCACCGCGGGCGACAACGGACGTTCGCTGAGCAGCTTTCTGCACGAGTCGAGCGAGTCTGCCAAGGTTCTGGCCGAGGCGGCTAAAAATGACGTGGAGCGGATAAGCAACAGTGTCCAGGCGCAAATCGAGCAGCTCTTCACCGATGTGGCCAAAGATGCCACCAGTAGCTTCGAAGTTACATGCCTAGGATCGCTGCCACTTAAAGACAAAGTGACGAGTTTGCAGGGTTTGCAAGAGCCACTGCGACAACTCTATCTAAGTGAACTACCCAAAAAG AAACTCTGCTCGGGATCATTGGATATTTGCGCCACAGGATTGCGTGTGAAGATGAGCACAATTTTAGTGCCACACGCTCTGGGCTCCGATGAGCCCGACGCCCATATAACACCTTTCCACAACATTGCCGTGTGGTCGGCGGTGAAATTCGTTATTTCGGAAGATGATGGCGGAGCCGCCTTTCTGCCTTTGATCACGGATCCAGATAATATAGACAAGACCGCACTGTTTCAGCCGCTAAG CACCAACGAACAATTGTCTGTGGAGCACAACATCCATATACATGCTCCGATCTTTGCAGTTGTCATGCGTTCAGCCAGCTCGCCCAAGGTGCTGGAGTGCCACGGCTTCATCTGCAAGAGCACCGAAGATGCCATTGTCATAGCGGCGACTCTCTACCAGAGCCTGATGGCCCATGTCAGCACCAATTCGCACCGCAGCACGAAACGGCGTACGCCGCGTCAGCAAAATGGAGTTTCCTGCATTAGCATAGCAAGCAGTTCGGCCATCACGGGCTCCAACTATTTGTCCCGCTCGCAGTTGGCACACAGTGTGAGTGGGCGGCGCAGCTCCTTTCGGGACAGCGGCAGTGTTCAAGGAATGGGTGCTGTCGGCACATCAGCATCTCGATCTGTGCGAAAAAAGCGAGTGTCGAACAGTTCACTCAGTTCCAATAGCAACGTGATCAACGAGGCGGCCGAAGCCGAAGTGGACACCTCGACGGAAGAACGGAAGCGAAAGTCCCACAAGACTAGGCGGGCGCCTCCTGTTCCAACAACAATTCCAGGTTCTGGCTATAAAGGCAACGGCAACATTGTGTGCAGCAATGGGCATGTGAATCGCCTGCAACACTCGAAGAAGCCAACTGCTGGCCCTGCTTTGGGTGCCGGAGCCGTGGTGTCGGGGGGTGTGGCTGCAGGGGAAACGAATGGAGATATACTTACTCGCGTTGCCATACCCAGATCTGGCAGCTTCCTTAATGCAGGCGGGTTGACACGCTACAAATCCAGAGCGGCACGTCGTCACTCCGGCAAACTGAGTGGCGGCggcggaggaggaggtggagg GTTTGGTTTGGTTGATTGGCGTCATTTGAATTGTGCTTCTAGTTCCCCACTTGGTTTCAGCGAGCTGTTCAATGAATTCCGATTGCACGAGAACCTTCATTCCCTTGACGACATCCTTTATGCCATTATCGATGCCGACGGCATGTCCTTCAACGATCTAAAGCCCATCTATAAAGAGTTTCTGCTAAAGCTGGCCGTGACCCTCACTCAGGATGAGTTGTTTCAACGTTCGAAGAATATTATGAggaggcaaaagaaaaagcaaaagcataaGACTAGTTTGAATGGGTCCCAA AAGAAACCCAAGGGGTGTTTCTTTGGTGCCAAGAGCTTGAAGAAGGTCTTCCAACTTGGTCAGTTTCGTTCGTGCCGCGGTAAGATGCCCAAGGCCAAGTCGTTGCGTTCAAAGGAGGCAGCTGCCATTGGAGGACAGCAGCAACGACGCAAGATCAGTCCTCCCATACTAATTGGTCCTCCCATTAGTAGCCACAATCTTGTCCAAGCTCATGTCCAGCCTCTGCAGCAGCGTAATCGGGCAGCAACAAGTGGATCTGATGTGTCCGTGGTGCGGAACGAGCACGCCCTTCAAGGACTCAATCGAAACAGCAGTAGCGG ATATGTGTCTTGCTCGGAGTGCAGCTACGACTCCGAGTCCTGCACTTGTGCCTCGGCCGATCGCTGCTATTGCAGCCTGCGCACCGAGCACTTGAACCACAAGTTGCGTCAAAAGAATGAAAAGAATATGGCCATGGCCAATTCCCGGAAGCCAGCGCCCAATGCTGTGGCAGCCAATCGGCATTCCTTGATTTCCTGCCGGTCTGACGACAAATGTTACTGTTCCATGGTCGAGGAGGAGCCCAGCATGCAATCCGACACCACCACCTGGTGCGACTCCGACAGTTGTGTCAGTGCCAGCAAATGCTATTGCAAACGCACCCAACGACGTGCCCAAAGAGCTTCCCAGGCGCCGATTAGCGATGACTCCCTTTCACAACGCAAGTCGCGGTCTAGCGGTAATAGGAAGGCTAAGTCTACCGAGAAACTGGGCTTGGACTATGAGCTCTTCACCATTGGCGGCAACAGTCAGCCAGTGCAACCCCATGAGGCATTGAGCGTTAAAAAGAGTGTGGAAGCAGCCGCCGTATTTGCCGACATGAAGTTGAGCCAGTCGACAGACATCAAGAGCCTTTGTCCCCAGTCCGGACAGAACAAGGGTCAGAGCGAGAAGGCTTCGATGAGGGCGGGCAATGGCAGCTGTCGTTCCTATGTTTCCTCGGCCAGGAAGTCCTCATATCGAGCGCGCGAGTCCTTTAGCACAGATCGCGCTGGCACGGCCGCACCAGGAGCCGTCTCCCAGAAATCTTGCAGTGCCGACGACCTGCTTTGTAGTATCAAGGCCATGGAGAAGGCGGCTTCGGTGCGAAGCAGTGTCAGTAGGAACCGAATGGGAAGCTATCAGTCTATGCGGGCTGTAAGCGCGTCTTTGGAAGACTCGTTGGGGTATTTGCCATAG
- the LOC6651483 gene encoding uncharacterized protein LOC6651483 isoform X2 produces the protein MVTCKVDSQTVVAVPIPKMNSVRSRKPTGGSNNSLSLSHSNNSNSSGFRLLDGDQLENNSSVSRNSIYKLKIDLMFDDSRSMRSNRLDDPRGSHRTRSIIMYGRSELASTAGDNGRSLSSFLHESSESAKVLAEAAKNDVERISNSVQAQIEQLFTDVAKDATSSFEVTCLGSLPLKDKVTSLQGLQEPLRQLYLSELPKKKLCSGSLDICATGLRVKMSTILVPHALGSDEPDAHITPFHNIAVWSAVKFVISEDDGGAAFLPLITDPDNIDKTALFQPLSTNEQLSVEHNIHIHAPIFAVVMRSASSPKVLECHGFICKSTEDAIVIAATLYQSLMAHVSTNSHRSTKRRTPRQQNGVSCISIASSSAITGSNYLSRSQLAHSVSGRRSSFRDSGSVQGMGAVGTSASRSVRKKRVSNSSLSSNSNVINEAAEAEVDTSTEERKRKSHKTRRAPPVPTTIPGSGYKGNGNIVCSNGHVNRLQHSKKPTAGPALGAGAVVSGGVAAGETNGDILTRVAIPRSGSFLNAGGLTRYKSRAARRHSGKLSGGGGGGGGGSPLGFSELFNEFRLHENLHSLDDILYAIIDADGMSFNDLKPIYKEFLLKLAVTLTQDELFQRSKNIMRRQKKKQKHKTSLNGSQKPKGCFFGAKSLKKVFQLGQFRSCRGKMPKAKSLRSKEAAAIGGQQQRRKISPPILIGPPISSHNLVQAHVQPLQQRNRAATSGSDVSVVRNEHALQGLNRNSSSGYVSCSECSYDSESCTCASADRCYCSLRTEHLNHKLRQKNEKNMAMANSRKPAPNAVAANRHSLISCRSDDKCYCSMVEEEPSMQSDTTTWCDSDSCVSASKCYCKRTQRRAQRASQAPISDDSLSQRKSRSSGNRKAKSTEKLGLDYELFTIGGNSQPVQPHEALSVKKSVEAAAVFADMKLSQSTDIKSLCPQSGQNKGQSEKASMRAGNGSCRSYVSSARKSSYRARESFSTDRAGTAAPGAVSQKSCSADDLLCSIKAMEKAASVRSSVSRNRMGSYQSMRAVSASLEDSLGYLP, from the exons ATGGTCACTTGCAAAGTGGACTCTCAAACTGTAGTAGCCGTGCCCATTCCCAAAATGAACTCCGTGCGAAGTCGCAAGCCAACCGGAGGAAGTAACAACAGTCTCAGCCTCAGTCATAGCAACAATAGCAACTCTTCCGGCTTCCGGCTCTTGGATGGCGATCAGCTTGAAAACAATTCAAGTGTCAGTCGAAATTCGATATACAAACTCAAGATCGATCTGATGTTTGATGATTCCAG ATCGATGCGGAGTAACCGCCTCGATGATCCGCGAGGATCGCATCGCACGCGCTCCATCATAATGTATGGGCGTAGTGAGTTGGCCAGCACCGCGGGCGACAACGGACGTTCGCTGAGCAGCTTTCTGCACGAGTCGAGCGAGTCTGCCAAGGTTCTGGCCGAGGCGGCTAAAAATGACGTGGAGCGGATAAGCAACAGTGTCCAGGCGCAAATCGAGCAGCTCTTCACCGATGTGGCCAAAGATGCCACCAGTAGCTTCGAAGTTACATGCCTAGGATCGCTGCCACTTAAAGACAAAGTGACGAGTTTGCAGGGTTTGCAAGAGCCACTGCGACAACTCTATCTAAGTGAACTACCCAAAAAG AAACTCTGCTCGGGATCATTGGATATTTGCGCCACAGGATTGCGTGTGAAGATGAGCACAATTTTAGTGCCACACGCTCTGGGCTCCGATGAGCCCGACGCCCATATAACACCTTTCCACAACATTGCCGTGTGGTCGGCGGTGAAATTCGTTATTTCGGAAGATGATGGCGGAGCCGCCTTTCTGCCTTTGATCACGGATCCAGATAATATAGACAAGACCGCACTGTTTCAGCCGCTAAG CACCAACGAACAATTGTCTGTGGAGCACAACATCCATATACATGCTCCGATCTTTGCAGTTGTCATGCGTTCAGCCAGCTCGCCCAAGGTGCTGGAGTGCCACGGCTTCATCTGCAAGAGCACCGAAGATGCCATTGTCATAGCGGCGACTCTCTACCAGAGCCTGATGGCCCATGTCAGCACCAATTCGCACCGCAGCACGAAACGGCGTACGCCGCGTCAGCAAAATGGAGTTTCCTGCATTAGCATAGCAAGCAGTTCGGCCATCACGGGCTCCAACTATTTGTCCCGCTCGCAGTTGGCACACAGTGTGAGTGGGCGGCGCAGCTCCTTTCGGGACAGCGGCAGTGTTCAAGGAATGGGTGCTGTCGGCACATCAGCATCTCGATCTGTGCGAAAAAAGCGAGTGTCGAACAGTTCACTCAGTTCCAATAGCAACGTGATCAACGAGGCGGCCGAAGCCGAAGTGGACACCTCGACGGAAGAACGGAAGCGAAAGTCCCACAAGACTAGGCGGGCGCCTCCTGTTCCAACAACAATTCCAGGTTCTGGCTATAAAGGCAACGGCAACATTGTGTGCAGCAATGGGCATGTGAATCGCCTGCAACACTCGAAGAAGCCAACTGCTGGCCCTGCTTTGGGTGCCGGAGCCGTGGTGTCGGGGGGTGTGGCTGCAGGGGAAACGAATGGAGATATACTTACTCGCGTTGCCATACCCAGATCTGGCAGCTTCCTTAATGCAGGCGGGTTGACACGCTACAAATCCAGAGCGGCACGTCGTCACTCCGGCAAACTGAGTGGCGGCggcggaggaggaggtggagg TTCCCCACTTGGTTTCAGCGAGCTGTTCAATGAATTCCGATTGCACGAGAACCTTCATTCCCTTGACGACATCCTTTATGCCATTATCGATGCCGACGGCATGTCCTTCAACGATCTAAAGCCCATCTATAAAGAGTTTCTGCTAAAGCTGGCCGTGACCCTCACTCAGGATGAGTTGTTTCAACGTTCGAAGAATATTATGAggaggcaaaagaaaaagcaaaagcataaGACTAGTTTGAATGGGTCCCAA AAACCCAAGGGGTGTTTCTTTGGTGCCAAGAGCTTGAAGAAGGTCTTCCAACTTGGTCAGTTTCGTTCGTGCCGCGGTAAGATGCCCAAGGCCAAGTCGTTGCGTTCAAAGGAGGCAGCTGCCATTGGAGGACAGCAGCAACGACGCAAGATCAGTCCTCCCATACTAATTGGTCCTCCCATTAGTAGCCACAATCTTGTCCAAGCTCATGTCCAGCCTCTGCAGCAGCGTAATCGGGCAGCAACAAGTGGATCTGATGTGTCCGTGGTGCGGAACGAGCACGCCCTTCAAGGACTCAATCGAAACAGCAGTAGCGG ATATGTGTCTTGCTCGGAGTGCAGCTACGACTCCGAGTCCTGCACTTGTGCCTCGGCCGATCGCTGCTATTGCAGCCTGCGCACCGAGCACTTGAACCACAAGTTGCGTCAAAAGAATGAAAAGAATATGGCCATGGCCAATTCCCGGAAGCCAGCGCCCAATGCTGTGGCAGCCAATCGGCATTCCTTGATTTCCTGCCGGTCTGACGACAAATGTTACTGTTCCATGGTCGAGGAGGAGCCCAGCATGCAATCCGACACCACCACCTGGTGCGACTCCGACAGTTGTGTCAGTGCCAGCAAATGCTATTGCAAACGCACCCAACGACGTGCCCAAAGAGCTTCCCAGGCGCCGATTAGCGATGACTCCCTTTCACAACGCAAGTCGCGGTCTAGCGGTAATAGGAAGGCTAAGTCTACCGAGAAACTGGGCTTGGACTATGAGCTCTTCACCATTGGCGGCAACAGTCAGCCAGTGCAACCCCATGAGGCATTGAGCGTTAAAAAGAGTGTGGAAGCAGCCGCCGTATTTGCCGACATGAAGTTGAGCCAGTCGACAGACATCAAGAGCCTTTGTCCCCAGTCCGGACAGAACAAGGGTCAGAGCGAGAAGGCTTCGATGAGGGCGGGCAATGGCAGCTGTCGTTCCTATGTTTCCTCGGCCAGGAAGTCCTCATATCGAGCGCGCGAGTCCTTTAGCACAGATCGCGCTGGCACGGCCGCACCAGGAGCCGTCTCCCAGAAATCTTGCAGTGCCGACGACCTGCTTTGTAGTATCAAGGCCATGGAGAAGGCGGCTTCGGTGCGAAGCAGTGTCAGTAGGAACCGAATGGGAAGCTATCAGTCTATGCGGGCTGTAAGCGCGTCTTTGGAAGACTCGTTGGGGTATTTGCCATAG
- the LOC6651483 gene encoding uncharacterized protein LOC6651483 isoform X1, producing the protein MVTCKVDSQTVVAVPIPKMNSVRSRKPTGGSNNSLSLSHSNNSNSSGFRLLDGDQLENNSSVSRNSIYKLKIDLMFDDSRSMRSNRLDDPRGSHRTRSIIMYGRSELASTAGDNGRSLSSFLHESSESAKVLAEAAKNDVERISNSVQAQIEQLFTDVAKDATSSFEVTCLGSLPLKDKVTSLQGLQEPLRQLYLSELPKKKLCSGSLDICATGLRVKMSTILVPHALGSDEPDAHITPFHNIAVWSAVKFVISEDDGGAAFLPLITDPDNIDKTALFQPLSTNEQLSVEHNIHIHAPIFAVVMRSASSPKVLECHGFICKSTEDAIVIAATLYQSLMAHVSTNSHRSTKRRTPRQQNGVSCISIASSSAITGSNYLSRSQLAHSVSGRRSSFRDSGSVQGMGAVGTSASRSVRKKRVSNSSLSSNSNVINEAAEAEVDTSTEERKRKSHKTRRAPPVPTTIPGSGYKGNGNIVCSNGHVNRLQHSKKPTAGPALGAGAVVSGGVAAGETNGDILTRVAIPRSGSFLNAGGLTRYKSRAARRHSGKLSGGGGGGGGGSPLGFSELFNEFRLHENLHSLDDILYAIIDADGMSFNDLKPIYKEFLLKLAVTLTQDELFQRSKNIMRRQKKKQKHKTSLNGSQKKPKGCFFGAKSLKKVFQLGQFRSCRGKMPKAKSLRSKEAAAIGGQQQRRKISPPILIGPPISSHNLVQAHVQPLQQRNRAATSGSDVSVVRNEHALQGLNRNSSSGYVSCSECSYDSESCTCASADRCYCSLRTEHLNHKLRQKNEKNMAMANSRKPAPNAVAANRHSLISCRSDDKCYCSMVEEEPSMQSDTTTWCDSDSCVSASKCYCKRTQRRAQRASQAPISDDSLSQRKSRSSGNRKAKSTEKLGLDYELFTIGGNSQPVQPHEALSVKKSVEAAAVFADMKLSQSTDIKSLCPQSGQNKGQSEKASMRAGNGSCRSYVSSARKSSYRARESFSTDRAGTAAPGAVSQKSCSADDLLCSIKAMEKAASVRSSVSRNRMGSYQSMRAVSASLEDSLGYLP; encoded by the exons ATGGTCACTTGCAAAGTGGACTCTCAAACTGTAGTAGCCGTGCCCATTCCCAAAATGAACTCCGTGCGAAGTCGCAAGCCAACCGGAGGAAGTAACAACAGTCTCAGCCTCAGTCATAGCAACAATAGCAACTCTTCCGGCTTCCGGCTCTTGGATGGCGATCAGCTTGAAAACAATTCAAGTGTCAGTCGAAATTCGATATACAAACTCAAGATCGATCTGATGTTTGATGATTCCAG ATCGATGCGGAGTAACCGCCTCGATGATCCGCGAGGATCGCATCGCACGCGCTCCATCATAATGTATGGGCGTAGTGAGTTGGCCAGCACCGCGGGCGACAACGGACGTTCGCTGAGCAGCTTTCTGCACGAGTCGAGCGAGTCTGCCAAGGTTCTGGCCGAGGCGGCTAAAAATGACGTGGAGCGGATAAGCAACAGTGTCCAGGCGCAAATCGAGCAGCTCTTCACCGATGTGGCCAAAGATGCCACCAGTAGCTTCGAAGTTACATGCCTAGGATCGCTGCCACTTAAAGACAAAGTGACGAGTTTGCAGGGTTTGCAAGAGCCACTGCGACAACTCTATCTAAGTGAACTACCCAAAAAG AAACTCTGCTCGGGATCATTGGATATTTGCGCCACAGGATTGCGTGTGAAGATGAGCACAATTTTAGTGCCACACGCTCTGGGCTCCGATGAGCCCGACGCCCATATAACACCTTTCCACAACATTGCCGTGTGGTCGGCGGTGAAATTCGTTATTTCGGAAGATGATGGCGGAGCCGCCTTTCTGCCTTTGATCACGGATCCAGATAATATAGACAAGACCGCACTGTTTCAGCCGCTAAG CACCAACGAACAATTGTCTGTGGAGCACAACATCCATATACATGCTCCGATCTTTGCAGTTGTCATGCGTTCAGCCAGCTCGCCCAAGGTGCTGGAGTGCCACGGCTTCATCTGCAAGAGCACCGAAGATGCCATTGTCATAGCGGCGACTCTCTACCAGAGCCTGATGGCCCATGTCAGCACCAATTCGCACCGCAGCACGAAACGGCGTACGCCGCGTCAGCAAAATGGAGTTTCCTGCATTAGCATAGCAAGCAGTTCGGCCATCACGGGCTCCAACTATTTGTCCCGCTCGCAGTTGGCACACAGTGTGAGTGGGCGGCGCAGCTCCTTTCGGGACAGCGGCAGTGTTCAAGGAATGGGTGCTGTCGGCACATCAGCATCTCGATCTGTGCGAAAAAAGCGAGTGTCGAACAGTTCACTCAGTTCCAATAGCAACGTGATCAACGAGGCGGCCGAAGCCGAAGTGGACACCTCGACGGAAGAACGGAAGCGAAAGTCCCACAAGACTAGGCGGGCGCCTCCTGTTCCAACAACAATTCCAGGTTCTGGCTATAAAGGCAACGGCAACATTGTGTGCAGCAATGGGCATGTGAATCGCCTGCAACACTCGAAGAAGCCAACTGCTGGCCCTGCTTTGGGTGCCGGAGCCGTGGTGTCGGGGGGTGTGGCTGCAGGGGAAACGAATGGAGATATACTTACTCGCGTTGCCATACCCAGATCTGGCAGCTTCCTTAATGCAGGCGGGTTGACACGCTACAAATCCAGAGCGGCACGTCGTCACTCCGGCAAACTGAGTGGCGGCggcggaggaggaggtggagg TTCCCCACTTGGTTTCAGCGAGCTGTTCAATGAATTCCGATTGCACGAGAACCTTCATTCCCTTGACGACATCCTTTATGCCATTATCGATGCCGACGGCATGTCCTTCAACGATCTAAAGCCCATCTATAAAGAGTTTCTGCTAAAGCTGGCCGTGACCCTCACTCAGGATGAGTTGTTTCAACGTTCGAAGAATATTATGAggaggcaaaagaaaaagcaaaagcataaGACTAGTTTGAATGGGTCCCAA AAGAAACCCAAGGGGTGTTTCTTTGGTGCCAAGAGCTTGAAGAAGGTCTTCCAACTTGGTCAGTTTCGTTCGTGCCGCGGTAAGATGCCCAAGGCCAAGTCGTTGCGTTCAAAGGAGGCAGCTGCCATTGGAGGACAGCAGCAACGACGCAAGATCAGTCCTCCCATACTAATTGGTCCTCCCATTAGTAGCCACAATCTTGTCCAAGCTCATGTCCAGCCTCTGCAGCAGCGTAATCGGGCAGCAACAAGTGGATCTGATGTGTCCGTGGTGCGGAACGAGCACGCCCTTCAAGGACTCAATCGAAACAGCAGTAGCGG ATATGTGTCTTGCTCGGAGTGCAGCTACGACTCCGAGTCCTGCACTTGTGCCTCGGCCGATCGCTGCTATTGCAGCCTGCGCACCGAGCACTTGAACCACAAGTTGCGTCAAAAGAATGAAAAGAATATGGCCATGGCCAATTCCCGGAAGCCAGCGCCCAATGCTGTGGCAGCCAATCGGCATTCCTTGATTTCCTGCCGGTCTGACGACAAATGTTACTGTTCCATGGTCGAGGAGGAGCCCAGCATGCAATCCGACACCACCACCTGGTGCGACTCCGACAGTTGTGTCAGTGCCAGCAAATGCTATTGCAAACGCACCCAACGACGTGCCCAAAGAGCTTCCCAGGCGCCGATTAGCGATGACTCCCTTTCACAACGCAAGTCGCGGTCTAGCGGTAATAGGAAGGCTAAGTCTACCGAGAAACTGGGCTTGGACTATGAGCTCTTCACCATTGGCGGCAACAGTCAGCCAGTGCAACCCCATGAGGCATTGAGCGTTAAAAAGAGTGTGGAAGCAGCCGCCGTATTTGCCGACATGAAGTTGAGCCAGTCGACAGACATCAAGAGCCTTTGTCCCCAGTCCGGACAGAACAAGGGTCAGAGCGAGAAGGCTTCGATGAGGGCGGGCAATGGCAGCTGTCGTTCCTATGTTTCCTCGGCCAGGAAGTCCTCATATCGAGCGCGCGAGTCCTTTAGCACAGATCGCGCTGGCACGGCCGCACCAGGAGCCGTCTCCCAGAAATCTTGCAGTGCCGACGACCTGCTTTGTAGTATCAAGGCCATGGAGAAGGCGGCTTCGGTGCGAAGCAGTGTCAGTAGGAACCGAATGGGAAGCTATCAGTCTATGCGGGCTGTAAGCGCGTCTTTGGAAGACTCGTTGGGGTATTTGCCATAG